A stretch of DNA from Thiomicrospira sp. XS5:
CAATTTACCTTGGACGGTGGATGCCGATGCGCTGGAAACGCTGTGCGGCATTGATCGGGTCGACGTTATCAATGATTTTTACGCGGCGGCCCTTGGCGTGGGCGATTTACAGGCCGACGATTTGGTCTGCTTGCAGGCCGGTCAATGCGACATGACCGGTAATCGACTGGTGGTCGGTGCCGGTTCCGGTTTGGGCGTGGCGCCGGTCAAAAACTGCAATGGTTCTTTTATTCCTCAGCCTTCCGAAGGCGGTCACGCCGACTTTGCTCCTTTAAATGATGAACAAGACAAAATTCTCGGCTGGCTGCGTCAAAAGTGGCCGCATGTTTCGTATGAGCGGTTGTTGTCCGGTGAAGGACTGGAAACCCTCTATTTCTTTTACAGTATTCAATCGCATGGTCACGGTAAGCGTGGCATGAATGCCGCCGAAATTCATCAAGCCGCTTTGGATGGTGAACAGATTGCGGTGCAGACGCTGGATACGTTCGTTGAAATCTACGGCGCTTATATCGGCAATGCCGCTTTGATTTGGGAACCACAGGCCGGTATTTTTGTGGCGGGAGGGATTGCGCCGAAAATTCAGGACTGGATGACGCAGCCGCGTTTTATCCATGCTTTTTTGAACAAAGGGCGCATGAAAAAAATTGTTGAAACTTTTCCGATTTACTTGGTGGTGAACGAGTCGGTCGGTTTACTCGGTGCGGTCAAACAAGCACAAAGAATGATTGTCGAACACGCTGTATAACGGAGTGCCTAGACGGTTTGTCGAAACTATTTTCGGTTGCATGGATCGAGAGGAGATATGAAAGGATGAAGTATTACTGTGAAACAAAAACCGCAACGGATTTAACTCGTAAGACATTAGCTTTGGTGTTGGCCGGAGGAGAAGGAAGCCGTTTGAAGGATTTAACCAAATGGCGCGCGAAACCGGCGGTTCCATTTGGCGGTAAGTACCGTATCGTTGATTTTGTCTTATCCAATTGCGTGAATTCCGGGATTCGTAAAATCGGTGTATTGACCCAATATAAATCCCACTCGCTGATTCGCCATATTCAGCGGGCCTGGTCGTTTATGCGTTATGAAGTTGGTGAGTTTGTCGAATTGCTGCCCGCACAGCAGCGGGTGCACAAAGGCTGGTATGAAGGCACGGCAGATGCGCTTTATCAGAATTTGGATATTCTGCGTCGTCATACGCCGGAGTATGTGCTGGTGCTGGGCGGGGATCATATCTACTCCATGGATTACAGCAAGATGCTTTACGATCATGCCGAATCCGGCGCGGACGTCACCATTGGGTGCATTGAGGTGCCGCGCATGGAAGCCACCGGTTTTGGTGTCATGTCGGTTAATGACAACCTGGAAATCACCAAATTCACCGAAAAACCGGCCGACCCGGAAGCCATGCCCGGTAAGCCGGATAAGGCGTTGGCCTCGATGGGGATTTATGTGTTTTCCACCGAGTTTTTGTTTGAAAAGTTGATTGAAGATGCCGATAACATGACGTCTTCGCGGGATTTCGGCAAGGACATTATTCCGTCGGTGATTGCCGATTGGCATGTGCGGGCGTTTCCGTTTCAGGATGATGACAATAAACCGGTTTATTGGCGAGATGTGGGCACGATTGAATCCTATTGGAAGGCGAGTATGGATTTGTGTTCGGTCACACCGGAACTGAATTTGTATGATGAAGATTGGCCGATGTGGACCTATCAGGCGCAGATGCCGCCGGCCAAATTCATCTTCGATGACGAGGGGCGTCGAGGTGAGGCCATCGATTCATTGGTTGCTGGCGGGTGCATTATTTCCGGGGCGCGTATCAAACGATCGGTGATTTCCAGTGGTGGGCGCATTCACAGCTATACCCTCATCAAAGACTCGGTGTTGTTGCCAAGAGTGGAAGTGCAACGAAACTGCCGTATCCAAAATGCCGTCATTGATAAAGGAAGTATCATTCCTGAAGGCACGATTATCGGTGAAAATTTGGAAGACGATAAAAGACGTTTTTATGTTGAGGAATCTTCTGGTATTGTGTTGGTAACGCCGGAAATGCTTGGACAAAAATTGCACGTTACTCGTTAAGAATGCTCAACTAGGTGATTAGATCCCTGTTATGGAACCGAAAAAAATTAAATTGGTGCTGTGTTGGCACATGCATCAACCGCATTATCGAGATGGACTGAATGGTGAATATCGTTTGCCGTGGGTGTATTTGCACGCGATCAAGGACTACACCGATATGGTGGCGCACCTCGAAAAGTTGCCCGAAGCGAAAGTGGTGGTGAATTTTGCGCCGGTGTTACTTGAACAGTTAGGTGACTATGCCAAGCAAATGCGCAGTTGGCTACACTCCGGAACCCATATTCAGGACGCTTTGTTGAATTGGGTGTCGGGTGAAACTTCGGTGACCGATGATCTGGCTCAGCGACTCGAAATTGTTCAGGCCTGCCAGAAAGCGTATGCGCCAACCATGATCGATACGTTTCCGGCCTTTCGCCGGTTGTTGGATATGTCCAATTGTGATGAAGCCACTACGCTGGAAGAAGCCGCTTGTTTGTCGTATTTCAATGAACAATATTTTATTGATCTGCTGATGTGGTACCACTTAGCTTGGATGGGGCAAAGCCTGCGCCAGGATGACGAACGGGTTGAAGCCTTGATTGAAACCGGACAAAACGGTGTTCACTTTACAGCAAAAGACCAAAGAATGATGGTTGATGTTATGGCCGATGCGATTGAAGGTGTGATTCCGCGATATCGGCGACTGATGGAAGCCGGTCAGATTGAGATTTCCATGACGCCGTATGGGCATCCGATTGTTCCGTTGTTGATTGATTTTGATAGCATGAAAGATGCTCAGCCGCATTCGCCAATGCCGGAGTCCGAATGTTATCCGGACGGCTATGAGCGCGCTAAATGGCATATGGAACATGGTTTTAAGGTGTTTGAAGAATATTTCGGCACCAAGCCGAAAGGGGTTTGGTTGTCGGAAGGCGCGGTCAGCGCTGCGGCCATCGGCTTGCTGGATCATTACGAAATTGACTGGACAGCCTCGGGCGAAGGGGTGTGGCGCCATTCATGTGAGGCGTCGCACCTGGATCATCATGATATCGCTTCTAAACGGGCTTTGTATCAGCCACTGCAACATGCTACTCAGAATTGTGCGTTGTTTTTCCGTGACGATGGCTTATCGGATTTAATTGGTTTTCAGTACAAGGATTGGAGCCCTCAGGATGCCGCTAATAACTTTGCCCATAATTTGCACAACATCGCTGAAGCTTTGGGTGAAGACGTGGAAGATTATGTGGTGTCAGTCATTTTAGATGGTGAAAATGCCTGGGAATATTATCCCGACAATGCCTATCACTTTTTATCGGCCTTG
This window harbors:
- the glk gene encoding glucokinase, with translation MSYILAADVGATKVLLQALDTTKNLVLAEKRYLSADFPSLTTLIETFLSEFDLPAIDAACLGLPGPVKGRRVELTNLPWTVDADALETLCGIDRVDVINDFYAAALGVGDLQADDLVCLQAGQCDMTGNRLVVGAGSGLGVAPVKNCNGSFIPQPSEGGHADFAPLNDEQDKILGWLRQKWPHVSYERLLSGEGLETLYFFYSIQSHGHGKRGMNAAEIHQAALDGEQIAVQTLDTFVEIYGAYIGNAALIWEPQAGIFVAGGIAPKIQDWMTQPRFIHAFLNKGRMKKIVETFPIYLVVNESVGLLGAVKQAQRMIVEHAV
- the glgC gene encoding glucose-1-phosphate adenylyltransferase, with translation MKYYCETKTATDLTRKTLALVLAGGEGSRLKDLTKWRAKPAVPFGGKYRIVDFVLSNCVNSGIRKIGVLTQYKSHSLIRHIQRAWSFMRYEVGEFVELLPAQQRVHKGWYEGTADALYQNLDILRRHTPEYVLVLGGDHIYSMDYSKMLYDHAESGADVTIGCIEVPRMEATGFGVMSVNDNLEITKFTEKPADPEAMPGKPDKALASMGIYVFSTEFLFEKLIEDADNMTSSRDFGKDIIPSVIADWHVRAFPFQDDDNKPVYWRDVGTIESYWKASMDLCSVTPELNLYDEDWPMWTYQAQMPPAKFIFDDEGRRGEAIDSLVAGGCIISGARIKRSVISSGGRIHSYTLIKDSVLLPRVEVQRNCRIQNAVIDKGSIIPEGTIIGENLEDDKRRFYVEESSGIVLVTPEMLGQKLHVTR
- a CDS encoding glycoside hydrolase family 57 protein; protein product: MEPKKIKLVLCWHMHQPHYRDGLNGEYRLPWVYLHAIKDYTDMVAHLEKLPEAKVVVNFAPVLLEQLGDYAKQMRSWLHSGTHIQDALLNWVSGETSVTDDLAQRLEIVQACQKAYAPTMIDTFPAFRRLLDMSNCDEATTLEEAACLSYFNEQYFIDLLMWYHLAWMGQSLRQDDERVEALIETGQNGVHFTAKDQRMMVDVMADAIEGVIPRYRRLMEAGQIEISMTPYGHPIVPLLIDFDSMKDAQPHSPMPESECYPDGYERAKWHMEHGFKVFEEYFGTKPKGVWLSEGAVSAAAIGLLDHYEIDWTASGEGVWRHSCEASHLDHHDIASKRALYQPLQHATQNCALFFRDDGLSDLIGFQYKDWSPQDAANNFAHNLHNIAEALGEDVEDYVVSVILDGENAWEYYPDNAYHFLSALYQTLVDHPQVEMTTFSDALQSGVRPRHLPVLKAGSWVYGSFSTWIGEPDKNAGWDLLVDAKLTFDKVMASGKLSEEEIRLATEQLAVCEGSDWFWWFGDYNPSGSVKDFDQLFRRHLEKLFILLGEKPPEQLSIPLSYGGGDMENAGTMRRN